The Microbacterium horticulturae genome has a window encoding:
- a CDS encoding Cof-type HAD-IIB family hydrolase yields MTGWIDAPTNADVRLVVCDMDGTLLDATGDVPAEFWPLLRQLHDRSVDFAPASGRQYATLAKMFPGADTYIAENGTIVVHEGRVVSTIDVDQKTVDGVIDAVRETDHDLGLVVCGRDSAYIERTDAAFVEQVEKYYVARQTLDDLHTVDDEVLKLAVYTFDDAAVVAPEVFARFEADHQVVVSNTNWVDVMSTEANKGRAVRAMQEAFGISPAQTAVFGDYLNDLEMLDAGELSFAMANAHPDIRAAARYLAPSNEDGGVLTVLRHLLAL; encoded by the coding sequence GTGACCGGTTGGATCGACGCCCCGACCAACGCCGACGTGCGGCTGGTCGTCTGTGACATGGACGGCACGCTGCTGGATGCCACGGGCGACGTGCCCGCGGAATTCTGGCCGCTCCTGCGGCAGTTGCACGACCGCAGCGTGGACTTCGCCCCGGCGAGCGGGCGCCAGTATGCGACGTTGGCGAAGATGTTCCCGGGCGCCGACACCTACATCGCCGAGAACGGCACGATCGTCGTGCACGAAGGCCGCGTCGTCTCCACGATCGACGTGGATCAGAAGACGGTCGACGGCGTCATCGACGCGGTGCGCGAGACCGACCACGATCTCGGACTCGTCGTCTGCGGGCGCGACAGCGCGTACATCGAGCGCACCGACGCCGCGTTCGTCGAGCAGGTCGAGAAGTACTACGTCGCCCGGCAGACGCTCGACGATCTGCACACGGTCGACGACGAGGTGCTCAAGCTTGCGGTCTACACCTTCGACGATGCGGCCGTCGTGGCGCCCGAGGTCTTCGCGAGGTTCGAAGCCGACCATCAGGTGGTCGTATCGAACACGAACTGGGTCGACGTGATGAGCACCGAGGCGAACAAGGGCCGCGCGGTGCGGGCCATGCAAGAGGCCTTCGGCATCTCGCCGGCGCAGACCGCGGTGTTCGGCGACTATCTGAACGACCTCGAGATGCTCGATGCGGGCGAGCTGTCGTTCGCTATGGCCAACGCGCACCCCGACATCCGGGCAGCGGCGCGCTACCTCGCGCCTTCGAACGAAGACGGGGGAGTGCTCACGGTGCTGCGGCACCTGCTCGCGCTGTGA
- a CDS encoding cysteine hydrolase family protein codes for MPLQDLPETTALVVIDMQQGFTDPSWGVPVDLDGCRTRVRALVDAFESARRPVVVVRHDSDKPSSPLRRDAAGNAFFDEIAAVDPAVLITKTVNSAFLGTPDLDGWLRERGIDTIVVCGIQTNMCVETTARMGGNLGYRVVVPLDATTTFPLTGAGESADAETLIRITAVNLAGGGFAQVAATADVVAASMREEKP; via the coding sequence ATGCCTCTTCAGGACCTGCCCGAGACCACCGCCCTCGTCGTCATCGACATGCAGCAGGGCTTCACCGACCCGTCGTGGGGCGTTCCTGTCGACCTCGACGGCTGCCGCACACGGGTGCGTGCGCTGGTCGACGCGTTCGAGAGCGCGCGGCGGCCGGTCGTGGTCGTGCGGCACGACAGCGACAAGCCGTCATCGCCGTTGCGGAGGGATGCCGCGGGCAACGCCTTCTTCGACGAGATCGCCGCGGTCGACCCGGCGGTGCTGATCACGAAGACGGTCAACTCCGCGTTCCTCGGGACGCCGGACCTTGACGGTTGGCTGCGCGAGCGTGGCATCGACACCATCGTGGTGTGCGGCATCCAGACCAATATGTGTGTGGAGACGACCGCGCGCATGGGGGGCAACCTCGGCTACCGGGTCGTCGTGCCGCTCGACGCGACGACCACGTTCCCGCTCACCGGTGCGGGCGAGTCCGCCGACGCCGAGACGCTCATCCGCATCACCGCCGTCAACCTCGCCGGCGGCGGCTTCGCACAGGTGGCCGCCACCGCCGACGTGGTCGCGGCTTCCATGCGCGAGGAGAAGCCGTGA